The uncultured Desulfuromonas sp. genome has a segment encoding these proteins:
- the nuoD gene encoding NADH dehydrogenase (quinone) subunit D, protein MATTETMTINMGPQHPSTHGVLQLVLELDGETVVKAVPHIGFLHRGVEKLSENRSYHRALPLTDRLDYLAPMSNNLGYVLAVEKLLGITDQIPERAKVVRVMMAELTRIKSHLVWLATHALDIGAMTVFLYCFREREAIMDMYEKLSGARMTSNYFRVGGLSLDLPEGFENDVRDFIDAMPEHINTYEGLLTGNKIWQKRTIGVAKISAEDAIDIGLSGPALRGSGVDWDLRRDNPYTGYEDYDFKVITRDGCDTFDRYKVRLDEMRESCKIIQQALDKLQPGPILADVPSVCLPEKKKVVNSIEGLIHQFKIITEGFKPEPGEVYQGIEAPKGELGYYMVSDGSANPFRMKIRPPSFVNLQALPQMIEGALLADVIAAIGTLDIVLGEIDR, encoded by the coding sequence ATGGCAACTACAGAGACGATGACAATCAATATGGGACCGCAGCATCCGTCGACCCACGGCGTGTTGCAGCTGGTTCTTGAGCTGGATGGTGAGACCGTTGTCAAAGCGGTTCCCCATATCGGATTCCTGCACCGTGGTGTTGAGAAACTGTCGGAAAACCGCAGTTACCACCGCGCTCTGCCCCTGACCGACCGTCTGGACTACTTGGCTCCAATGAGCAACAACCTCGGCTATGTTCTGGCCGTTGAAAAGCTGCTCGGTATTACCGATCAGATTCCTGAGCGTGCCAAAGTCGTTCGCGTGATGATGGCGGAGCTGACCCGTATTAAAAGTCACCTGGTCTGGCTGGCGACTCACGCCCTTGATATTGGTGCCATGACTGTCTTCCTGTATTGCTTCCGTGAGCGTGAAGCGATCATGGATATGTATGAGAAGTTGTCCGGTGCCCGTATGACCTCCAACTACTTCCGGGTCGGTGGGCTGTCGCTTGATCTTCCCGAAGGCTTCGAAAATGATGTGCGCGATTTCATCGATGCCATGCCGGAGCATATCAATACCTATGAAGGTTTGCTGACCGGCAACAAGATCTGGCAGAAACGGACCATTGGCGTGGCTAAAATCAGTGCCGAAGATGCTATTGATATCGGTCTGAGTGGTCCGGCACTGCGCGGCAGTGGCGTGGATTGGGACCTGCGTCGTGACAATCCCTACACGGGTTACGAAGACTACGATTTCAAGGTCATCACCCGTGATGGCTGTGACACCTTTGATCGCTATAAAGTTCGTCTGGATGAGATGCGTGAGTCGTGCAAGATCATCCAACAGGCTCTTGATAAACTCCAGCCTGGTCCCATTCTGGCGGATGTGCCTTCAGTGTGTTTACCTGAGAAAAAGAAGGTCGTCAACAGCATCGAAGGTCTGATCCATCAGTTTAAAATTATTACTGAAGGTTTCAAGCCGGAGCCTGGTGAGGTCTATCAGGGGATTGAAGCACCTAAAGGGGAACTTGGCTATTACATGGTCTCCGACGGTAGCGCCAATCCTTTCCGTATGAAAATCCGTCCGCCATCATTCGTCAATCTTCAGGCTTTGCCGCAGATGATTGAGGGCGCTTTGCTGGCCGACGTTATCGCCGCCATTGGTACCCTGGATATCGTTCTGGGAGAGATTGACCGTTAA
- the nuoK gene encoding NADH-quinone oxidoreductase subunit NuoK — protein sequence MITITHYMVLSAILFSMGTIGVLTRKNAIVVFMCVELMLNAVNLTFIALSSHLGNMDGQIFVFFIMTVAAAEAAVGLALMIAFFRNRESIDVEDFSLLKW from the coding sequence ATGATTACAATTACTCATTATATGGTTTTGAGCGCAATCTTGTTCTCCATGGGAACGATTGGTGTCCTGACCCGTAAAAATGCCATCGTCGTGTTTATGTGCGTCGAACTGATGCTGAATGCGGTCAACCTGACCTTTATCGCTCTGTCGAGTCATCTTGGTAATATGGATGGTCAGATCTTTGTATTTTTCATCATGACGGTTGCCGCTGCGGAAGCCGCTGTTGGTCTGGCACTGATGATCGCCTTTTTCCGTAACAGAGAGTCCATTGACGTTGAGGATTTCAGCCTGTTGAAATGGTAA
- a CDS encoding NADH-quinone oxidoreductase subunit I: MIKEFIQGLSITAKHLLPGNSTTVEYPKVKLEPSDRFRGLHRLIPDHNREKCVACYLCPTVCPAKCITVEAGEDENGVKYPTVYQIDMLRCIFCGYCVEACPVEAIEMTGEYELANYKREDFCFTKERLLK, from the coding sequence ATGATTAAAGAGTTTATCCAGGGCTTAAGTATAACGGCAAAGCATCTGCTTCCGGGTAATTCAACGACTGTTGAGTATCCGAAAGTCAAGCTCGAACCGTCTGATCGTTTTCGCGGTCTGCACCGACTGATCCCAGATCATAACCGGGAAAAATGTGTGGCCTGTTATCTGTGCCCGACCGTCTGCCCGGCAAAGTGCATTACGGTAGAGGCTGGTGAGGATGAGAACGGCGTCAAGTATCCCACGGTTTATCAGATTGATATGCTGCGTTGTATCTTCTGTGGATATTGCGTCGAGGCGTGTCCTGTTGAAGCCATCGAGATGACCGGCGAATACGAATTGGCCAATTATAAGCGTGAAGACTTCTGCTTCACCAAGGAGCGTTTGCTCAAATAA
- the nuoL gene encoding NADH-quinone oxidoreductase subunit L, which produces MYDKLWLIPLLPFVGFLINGLLGKKIKNEKVIGAIATLAIFSSFIVSCKYFLQLLGDSQKTHEVIVASWMTVAPLQVDWGFLLDPLSGLMMMNVTGLSTLIHLYSIGYMHGEEGYYRFFAYLNLFTFAMLMLVLGNNALVMFVGWEGVGLCSYLLIGYYFEKKSASDAGKKAFVVNRVGDFGFLLGLFTLFWSLGQQGVWTIRFTEISANAHLLENGGIIVTIVTLCFFLGATGKSAQIPLYTWLPDAMEGPTPVSALIHAATMVTAGVYMIGRMNGLFAMAPDTMMVVAIVGAATALFAATIGLAQNDIKRVLAYSTVSQLGYMFLAMGVGAFTAGIFHLLTHAFFKACLFLGSGSVIHGMHHAYHHAHLHDDPQDMRNMGGLRKKMPITFITFLLSTLAIAGIPFFSGFFSKDEILWWSFASTRGHWVLWLAGALAAALTAFYMFRLVFMTFFGEQKTDARAKDHIPESPLVITLPLMILAALATFGGFLGVPHVLGNLIGHFPNQIEHFLAPVFEHTQHLHHIEAHGAASTEFGFMAISVGIAVVGIGLAWIMYCKNPQLPAQLVAKVPKLHKAIFNKWYIDEFYDALIVNPTKRLGTLLWQVFDVRLVDGLVNGVALVVRGTGRVLRHTQTGFTHNYAMSMVLGVVVILAIYVFN; this is translated from the coding sequence ATGTACGACAAATTATGGCTTATTCCGTTGCTGCCCTTTGTGGGGTTTCTGATCAACGGTCTGCTGGGCAAAAAGATTAAAAATGAAAAGGTGATCGGGGCTATTGCCACCCTGGCGATCTTCTCGTCCTTTATCGTGTCCTGCAAATATTTCCTGCAATTGCTTGGTGACAGTCAAAAGACGCACGAAGTCATTGTTGCGAGCTGGATGACCGTTGCGCCTCTGCAGGTTGACTGGGGTTTCCTGCTGGATCCGCTTTCCGGATTGATGATGATGAATGTCACCGGTTTGTCGACCCTGATCCACTTGTACTCCATCGGTTACATGCACGGTGAAGAAGGCTATTATCGGTTCTTCGCTTACCTTAACCTGTTTACCTTTGCCATGCTGATGCTGGTTCTGGGCAACAATGCCCTGGTCATGTTCGTTGGTTGGGAAGGTGTCGGCCTGTGCTCTTATCTGTTAATCGGTTACTACTTCGAGAAGAAAAGTGCCAGCGATGCGGGCAAAAAGGCGTTCGTTGTCAACCGTGTTGGCGACTTTGGCTTCCTGCTTGGCCTGTTCACCTTGTTCTGGTCTTTGGGCCAGCAAGGGGTGTGGACGATCCGCTTTACGGAAATTTCCGCAAACGCTCATCTGTTGGAAAACGGCGGCATTATTGTGACCATCGTCACCCTGTGTTTCTTCCTCGGTGCCACGGGTAAATCCGCACAAATCCCTCTGTACACCTGGTTGCCGGATGCGATGGAAGGTCCGACCCCGGTTTCGGCATTGATCCATGCTGCGACCATGGTTACCGCCGGTGTGTACATGATCGGCCGGATGAACGGTCTGTTTGCCATGGCACCGGATACCATGATGGTTGTTGCCATCGTTGGTGCCGCGACAGCCCTGTTCGCCGCCACCATCGGCCTGGCACAAAACGACATAAAACGCGTTTTGGCGTATTCAACAGTTTCCCAGCTGGGGTACATGTTCCTGGCGATGGGCGTTGGCGCTTTCACCGCAGGTATTTTCCATTTGCTGACCCACGCGTTCTTTAAAGCCTGCCTGTTCCTTGGTTCCGGCTCGGTTATTCACGGTATGCACCACGCCTATCATCATGCTCACCTGCATGATGATCCGCAGGATATGCGCAATATGGGTGGTCTGCGCAAAAAGATGCCGATTACGTTTATTACGTTCCTGTTGTCAACACTGGCGATTGCCGGAATTCCGTTCTTCTCAGGTTTCTTCTCTAAAGACGAAATCCTCTGGTGGTCATTTGCCTCGACTCGCGGTCACTGGGTTCTGTGGCTGGCAGGCGCTCTTGCTGCTGCTTTGACGGCATTCTACATGTTCCGTCTGGTGTTCATGACCTTCTTCGGCGAACAGAAAACCGATGCCCGTGCCAAGGATCATATCCCTGAGTCACCGCTGGTGATCACATTGCCGTTGATGATTCTGGCCGCACTGGCGACCTTCGGTGGTTTCCTCGGTGTTCCCCATGTTCTCGGAAATCTGATTGGCCATTTCCCAAATCAGATCGAACATTTTCTGGCCCCTGTATTTGAGCACACCCAGCATCTGCATCACATTGAAGCTCATGGTGCCGCCAGTACAGAGTTCGGTTTCATGGCGATCTCTGTCGGTATTGCCGTTGTCGGCATCGGTCTGGCCTGGATCATGTACTGTAAGAATCCTCAGCTGCCGGCTCAACTGGTTGCCAAAGTACCCAAACTGCATAAAGCGATTTTCAATAAATGGTATATCGATGAGTTTTATGATGCCCTGATTGTCAACCCGACCAAGCGTCTTGGCACTCTGTTGTGGCAGGTTTTCGATGTCCGCCTGGTGGATGGGCTGGTGAATGGCGTTGCCTTGGTGGTGCGCGGCACCGGCAGGGTCTTACGACACACGCAAACAGGATTTACCCACAACTATGCCATGTCCATGGTGTTGGGCGTTGTGGTTATCCTCGCCATCTACGTTTTCAACTAA
- the nuoH gene encoding NADH-quinone oxidoreductase subunit NuoH: protein MSELLSLSNDPLLFIGVMIAKILAVFIVVVLIVAYATYAERKIIGRMQTRLGPTMTGPLGLLQPIADGLKLFFKEDIIPAQSSKLAFVLAPMMILVPAFITIAVVPFGDTITVGGYVVPLQITDLNIGILYILAMAGLGVYGIVLAGWASNNKYSLLGGVRSAAQMISYELAAGLAIISVFMLSETLSLRGIVEAQAGSIFDWYIFSQPLAFCLFVVTSLAEINRTPFDLPEAETELVSGFCTEYSSMKYALFFMAEYANMIVISAITATLFLGGPAGPFPGPINLLLKVFCFMFLFIWIRATFPRVRYDQLMFMGWKVFLPLALLNIVITGAVVVF from the coding sequence ATGTCTGAACTGCTTAGCCTCTCGAACGATCCACTGCTGTTTATCGGCGTGATGATTGCCAAAATTCTGGCCGTGTTTATCGTGGTGGTTCTGATTGTTGCTTATGCGACCTATGCCGAGCGTAAGATCATCGGTCGCATGCAGACCCGTCTTGGACCGACGATGACCGGACCCCTCGGATTGCTGCAGCCGATCGCTGACGGTTTGAAGCTGTTTTTCAAAGAAGATATCATTCCGGCTCAGTCCAGCAAGCTGGCTTTTGTTCTGGCGCCGATGATGATCCTGGTTCCGGCCTTTATTACCATTGCCGTTGTTCCCTTTGGAGATACCATCACCGTTGGCGGCTATGTTGTGCCGTTACAGATTACCGATCTGAATATCGGTATCCTGTACATTCTGGCCATGGCGGGTCTGGGGGTATACGGGATCGTTCTGGCGGGTTGGGCGTCCAACAATAAATACTCTTTGCTTGGCGGTGTTCGTTCCGCGGCTCAGATGATTTCCTACGAACTGGCTGCCGGTCTGGCGATTATCTCTGTCTTTATGCTTTCCGAGACATTGAGTCTGCGCGGTATCGTTGAAGCGCAGGCCGGATCGATTTTTGACTGGTACATCTTCTCACAGCCGTTGGCTTTCTGCCTGTTTGTGGTGACGTCTCTGGCTGAAATCAACCGGACGCCGTTTGACCTTCCTGAAGCGGAAACGGAGCTGGTTTCCGGTTTCTGTACCGAGTACTCTTCTATGAAGTATGCGCTGTTCTTCATGGCGGAATACGCCAATATGATCGTGATTTCCGCGATTACCGCCACCCTGTTCCTTGGTGGCCCTGCTGGTCCATTCCCCGGTCCCATCAATTTGCTGCTGAAGGTGTTCTGCTTCATGTTCCTGTTCATCTGGATTCGAGCCACCTTCCCGCGTGTACGTTATGACCAGTTGATGTTCATGGGCTGGAAAGTGTTCCTGCCGTTGGCATTGCTGAATATTGTGATTACCGGTGCCGTTGTTGTTTTTTAA
- a CDS encoding NADH-quinone oxidoreductase subunit J — protein MELVQLFFFYLVAFVAVVSGFCVISCKNPINSAISLVMTFFCLAVFYVMLHAPFMAAVQVMVYAGAIMVLIIFVMMLLNQGSEVIARYRHAVTGAFIFAIAMLVQIVVILKNGGVSGSVGPVNADVVESVGHVELIGKAMFTDFLLPFEIASILLLVAIVGAVVLAKREV, from the coding sequence ATGGAATTAGTGCAGTTGTTCTTCTTTTATCTTGTCGCGTTTGTCGCCGTTGTTTCCGGATTTTGCGTGATCTCATGCAAAAACCCTATCAACAGCGCAATCTCTCTCGTTATGACGTTTTTCTGCCTAGCGGTTTTTTATGTCATGCTCCATGCCCCGTTCATGGCTGCGGTACAAGTCATGGTATACGCCGGCGCGATCATGGTGCTGATTATCTTCGTCATGATGTTGCTTAACCAGGGATCAGAAGTGATCGCCCGGTATCGACATGCCGTGACCGGTGCGTTTATCTTCGCAATTGCGATGCTGGTGCAGATTGTCGTTATTCTGAAAAATGGTGGAGTGAGCGGCTCTGTTGGCCCGGTTAACGCTGATGTCGTTGAAAGCGTCGGCCATGTTGAACTCATCGGTAAGGCGATGTTTACGGACTTCCTGCTGCCGTTCGAGATTGCATCCATTCTGTTGCTGGTGGCCATCGTCGGTGCTGTAGTTCTGGCAAAACGGGAAGTCTAA